Proteins encoded in a region of the Phalacrocorax carbo chromosome 17, bPhaCar2.1, whole genome shotgun sequence genome:
- the ANKRD13B gene encoding ankyrin repeat domain-containing protein 13B isoform X1, with product MLASCSGRKGPEGRYPLHYLVWHNRARDLDRELSAKQADIEQLDPRGRTPLHLATTLGHLECARVLLKHGADVGKENRSGWTVLQEAVSTRDLELVQLVLRYRDYQRAIKRLAGIPILLEKLRKAQDFYVEMKWEFTSWVPLVSKICPSDTYKVWKSGQNLRVDTTLLGFDHMTWQRGNRSFVFRGQDTSAVVMEIDHDRRVVYSETLALAGHDQEVLLAAVQPTEEQVMGRLTAPVVTTQLDTKNIAFERNKSGILGWRSEKTEMVNGYEAKVYGASNVELITRTRTEHLSDQHKGKSKGSKTPLQSFLGIAEQHVGPNNGTLITQTLSHANPTAITPEEYFNPNFELGNRDMGRPMELTTKTQKFKAKLWLCEDHPLSLCEQVAPIIDLMAISNALFAKLRDFITLRLPPGFPVKIEIPIFHILNARITFGNLNGCDEPVSSLRHSPSSEAPSPSSDSSSVSSSSSLTSCRACEMDPALFEVPRGYSVVGTHQDALREDEDDLLQFAIQQSLLEAGSEYDQVTIWEALTNSKPGTHPMSHEGRRGDRLVRSSQPPGEEREQVPALQGTPLRPCCPPPRTPQHTAAPRPPVAPAPGGGGGPSALFPSYAEQLRLAMALSAREQEEAERRTRQEEEELQRILQLSLMEK from the exons ATGCTCGCGTCTTGCTCAGGCAGGAAGGGGCCGGAGGGCAGGTACCCGCTGCACTACCTCGTCTGGCACAACCGCGCCCGCGACCTGGACCGGGAGCTCAGCGCCAAGCAG GCCGACATCGAGCAGCTGGACCCCCGAGGACGCACCCCACTACACCTGGCCACCACGCTGGGCCACCTCGAGTGCGCCAGGGTGCTGCTGAAGCATGGCGCTGATGTGGGCAAGGAGAACCGCAGTGGCTGGACAG TCCTGCAGGAGGCCGTGAGCACCCGCGACCTGGAGCTGGTGCAGCTGGTCCTGCGCTACCGCGACTACCAGAGAGCCATCAAGCGCCTGGCCGGCATCCCCATCCTGCTGGAGAAGCTGCGCAAG GCCCAGGACTTCTACGTGGAGATGAAGTGGGAGTTCACCAGCTGGG TGCCGCTGGTGTCCAAGATCTGCCCCAGCGACACCTACAAGGTGTGGAAGAGTGGCCAGAACCTGCGGGTGGACACCACGCTGCTGGGCTTCGACCATATGACCTGGCAGCGGGGCAACCGCAGCTTCGTCTTTCGGGGCCAAG ACACCAGCGCGGTGGTGATGGAGATCGACCACGACCGGCGGGTGGTCTACTCGGAGACGCTGGCCCTGGCCGGCCACGaccaggaggtgctgctggctgctgtgcagCCCACTGAGGAGCAGGTGATGGGGCGGCTGACGGCCCCCGTCGTCACCACCCAGCTCGACACCAAGAACATCGCCTTTGAGAG GAACAAGTCCGGGATCCTGGGCTGGAGGAGCGAGAAGACAGAAATGGTGAATGGGTACGAGGCCAAG GTCTACGGTGCGTCCAATGTGGAGCTGATCACGCGGACGCGGACCGAGCACCTCTCGGACCAGCACAAGGGCAAGAGCAAAG gcagTAAGACCCCGCTGCAGTCCTTCCTGGGCATCGCTGAGCAGCACGTGGGGCCCAACAACGGG ACACTGATCACGCAGACGCTGAGCCACGCCAACCCCACCGCCATCACCCCTGAGGAGTACTTCAACCCCAACTTCGAGCTCGGCAACCGGGACATGGGGCGGCCCATGGAGCTCACCACCAAGACACAGAA GTTCAAGGCGAAGCTGTGGCTGTGCGAGGACCACCCGCTGTCCCTCTGCGAGCAGGTTGCCCCCATCATCGACCTCATGGCAATAAGCAACGCGCTCTTCGCCAAACTGCGGGACTTCATCACCCTGCGCCTCCCGCCCGGCTTCCCCGTCAAGATCG AAATCCCCATCTTCCACATCCTCAATGCCCGCATCACCTTCGGGAACCTGAACGGGTGCGACGAGCCCGTCAGCTCCCTgcggcacagccccagcagcgaGGCGCCCTCGCCCAGCAGCGACTCCTCCAGCgtcagcagctccagctccctga cctcgTGCCGGGCATGTGAGATGGACCCGGCGCTGTTTGAGGTGCCGCGGGGGTACAGCGTGGTGGGCACCCACCAGGACGCCCTGCGGGAGGATGAGGATGACCTGCTGCAGTTCGCCATCCAGCAGAGCCTGCTGGAAGCAGGCAGCGAGTACGACCAG GTCACCATCTGGGAAGCGCTGACCAACAGCAAGCCGGGCACCCACCCCATGTCGCACGAGGGCCGCCGAGGAGACAGGTTGGTAAGGTCCAGCCAGCCCCCCGGGGAGGAGCGGGAGCAGGTACCGGCCCTGCAGGGAACCCCCCTgaggccctgctgccccccccccaggactccCCAGCACACAGCGGCCCCCCGGCCTCCTgtcgccccggccccggggggcggcggggggcccaGCGCCCTGTTCCCCAGCTACGCGGAGCAGCTGCGGCTGGCCATGGCGCTGTCGGcgcgggagcaggaggaagccGAGCGCCGGACGCgccaggaggaagaggagctgcaGCGGATCCTGCAGCTCTCGCTGATGGAGAAGTGA
- the ANKRD13B gene encoding ankyrin repeat domain-containing protein 13B isoform X2: MLASCSGRKGPEGRYPLHYLVWHNRARDLDRELSAKQADIEQLDPRGRTPLHLATTLGHLECARVLLKHGADVGKENRSGWTVLQEAVSTRDLELVQLVLRYRDYQRAIKRLAGIPILLEKLRKAQDFYVEMKWEFTSWVPLVSKICPSDTYKVWKSGQNLRVDTTLLGFDHMTWQRGNRSFVFRGQDTSAVVMEIDHDRRVVYSETLALAGHDQEVLLAAVQPTEEQVMGRLTAPVVTTQLDTKNIAFERNKSGILGWRSEKTEMVNGYEAKVYGASNVELITRTRTEHLSDQHKGKSKGSKTPLQSFLGIAEQHVGPNNGTLITQTLSHANPTAITPEEYFNPNFELGNRDMGRPMELTTKTQKFKAKLWLCEDHPLSLCEQVAPIIDLMAISNALFAKLRDFITLRLPPGFPVKIEIPIFHILNARITFGNLNGCDEPVSSLRHSPSSEAPSPSSDSSSVSSSSSLTSCRACEMDPALFEVPRGYSVVGTHQDALREDEDDLLQFAIQQSLLEAGSEYDQVTIWEALTNSKPGTHPMSHEGRRGDRTPQHTAAPRPPVAPAPGGGGGPSALFPSYAEQLRLAMALSAREQEEAERRTRQEEEELQRILQLSLMEK, from the exons ATGCTCGCGTCTTGCTCAGGCAGGAAGGGGCCGGAGGGCAGGTACCCGCTGCACTACCTCGTCTGGCACAACCGCGCCCGCGACCTGGACCGGGAGCTCAGCGCCAAGCAG GCCGACATCGAGCAGCTGGACCCCCGAGGACGCACCCCACTACACCTGGCCACCACGCTGGGCCACCTCGAGTGCGCCAGGGTGCTGCTGAAGCATGGCGCTGATGTGGGCAAGGAGAACCGCAGTGGCTGGACAG TCCTGCAGGAGGCCGTGAGCACCCGCGACCTGGAGCTGGTGCAGCTGGTCCTGCGCTACCGCGACTACCAGAGAGCCATCAAGCGCCTGGCCGGCATCCCCATCCTGCTGGAGAAGCTGCGCAAG GCCCAGGACTTCTACGTGGAGATGAAGTGGGAGTTCACCAGCTGGG TGCCGCTGGTGTCCAAGATCTGCCCCAGCGACACCTACAAGGTGTGGAAGAGTGGCCAGAACCTGCGGGTGGACACCACGCTGCTGGGCTTCGACCATATGACCTGGCAGCGGGGCAACCGCAGCTTCGTCTTTCGGGGCCAAG ACACCAGCGCGGTGGTGATGGAGATCGACCACGACCGGCGGGTGGTCTACTCGGAGACGCTGGCCCTGGCCGGCCACGaccaggaggtgctgctggctgctgtgcagCCCACTGAGGAGCAGGTGATGGGGCGGCTGACGGCCCCCGTCGTCACCACCCAGCTCGACACCAAGAACATCGCCTTTGAGAG GAACAAGTCCGGGATCCTGGGCTGGAGGAGCGAGAAGACAGAAATGGTGAATGGGTACGAGGCCAAG GTCTACGGTGCGTCCAATGTGGAGCTGATCACGCGGACGCGGACCGAGCACCTCTCGGACCAGCACAAGGGCAAGAGCAAAG gcagTAAGACCCCGCTGCAGTCCTTCCTGGGCATCGCTGAGCAGCACGTGGGGCCCAACAACGGG ACACTGATCACGCAGACGCTGAGCCACGCCAACCCCACCGCCATCACCCCTGAGGAGTACTTCAACCCCAACTTCGAGCTCGGCAACCGGGACATGGGGCGGCCCATGGAGCTCACCACCAAGACACAGAA GTTCAAGGCGAAGCTGTGGCTGTGCGAGGACCACCCGCTGTCCCTCTGCGAGCAGGTTGCCCCCATCATCGACCTCATGGCAATAAGCAACGCGCTCTTCGCCAAACTGCGGGACTTCATCACCCTGCGCCTCCCGCCCGGCTTCCCCGTCAAGATCG AAATCCCCATCTTCCACATCCTCAATGCCCGCATCACCTTCGGGAACCTGAACGGGTGCGACGAGCCCGTCAGCTCCCTgcggcacagccccagcagcgaGGCGCCCTCGCCCAGCAGCGACTCCTCCAGCgtcagcagctccagctccctga cctcgTGCCGGGCATGTGAGATGGACCCGGCGCTGTTTGAGGTGCCGCGGGGGTACAGCGTGGTGGGCACCCACCAGGACGCCCTGCGGGAGGATGAGGATGACCTGCTGCAGTTCGCCATCCAGCAGAGCCTGCTGGAAGCAGGCAGCGAGTACGACCAG GTCACCATCTGGGAAGCGCTGACCAACAGCAAGCCGGGCACCCACCCCATGTCGCACGAGGGCCGCCGAGGAGACAG gactccCCAGCACACAGCGGCCCCCCGGCCTCCTgtcgccccggccccggggggcggcggggggcccaGCGCCCTGTTCCCCAGCTACGCGGAGCAGCTGCGGCTGGCCATGGCGCTGTCGGcgcgggagcaggaggaagccGAGCGCCGGACGCgccaggaggaagaggagctgcaGCGGATCCTGCAGCTCTCGCTGATGGAGAAGTGA